The following coding sequences are from one Ktedonobacterales bacterium window:
- a CDS encoding class I SAM-dependent methyltransferase, producing MSINPFLAIGDRFQDTSVVDRYHLRLPYPSETFDLLLALITDSPRAILDVGTGTGVLARHLVERADRVDALDPSAAMLARGKTLPNGDHPRLRWLYGRIEDAPLAPPYALITLGDSLIWLHWEVVFPRLAQLLTPRGYVALVERKELPAPWHDGLLAFIRRYSTIKNYPTLDLITTLEQAELFTRAGEQETAPISNRQSIPDYIASFHSRSSLSLDHMPPSDAAAFDEQLRTLVEPWSHENRLELQTVARIIWGKPLS from the coding sequence CCCTTTCTGGCGATTGGCGACCGCTTTCAAGATACCAGCGTCGTTGACCGCTACCACCTGCGCCTGCCCTATCCCAGCGAAACTTTCGATCTCTTGCTGGCCTTGATAACCGACAGCCCCCGGGCGATTCTTGACGTGGGAACCGGGACAGGCGTGCTGGCGCGTCATCTGGTCGAGCGCGCCGACCGCGTTGACGCCCTCGATCCTTCCGCCGCCATGCTGGCGCGCGGCAAAACGCTGCCCAACGGCGATCATCCGCGCCTTCGCTGGCTGTATGGCCGCATCGAAGACGCGCCGCTTGCTCCGCCCTACGCCCTCATCACCCTGGGCGACTCCCTGATCTGGCTTCATTGGGAAGTCGTTTTCCCACGCTTAGCCCAACTGCTCACCCCGCGCGGTTATGTTGCCCTGGTTGAGCGTAAGGAATTGCCCGCCCCCTGGCACGACGGATTGCTCGCCTTCATTCGCCGCTACTCGACCATAAAGAACTATCCCACACTCGATCTGATCACCACCCTGGAGCAGGCAGAGCTTTTCACCAGAGCAGGCGAGCAAGAGACAGCGCCTATCAGTAACAGGCAATCCATTCCCGACTACATCGCCTCGTTCCACTCGCGCAGCAGCCTCTCGCTTGACCACATGCCCCCTTCAGACGCCGCCGCCTTCGACGAACAACTGCGCACCCTGGTCGAACCCTGGAGCCACGAAAACAGGCTTGAACTCCAGACCGTTGCCCGCATCATCTGGGGAAAGCCGCTCAGCTAG